A genomic stretch from Cervus canadensis isolate Bull #8, Minnesota chromosome 27, ASM1932006v1, whole genome shotgun sequence includes:
- the LOC122428950 gene encoding keratin-associated protein 13-2-like — protein sequence MSYKCCSGNFSSRSLGVHRRYPASSCGSSFPSNLVYSADLCSPRTCRPTCVVFNPCQTSCYRPRTSTLCSPLQITYSGAPRCGSIRGCSLGYGSRSCCSLGCGSRSSSSAGCGSIVFRPLGYGIHGFPSLSCGSRFYHPAYLASRSCQSSYYRPICRSTFCRSTC from the coding sequence ATGTCCTACAAGTGCTGCTCCGGAAACTTCTCCTCCCGCTCCCTCGGGGTCCACCGGCGCTACCCAGCCTCCTCCTGTGGCTCCTCCTTCCCCAGCAACCTGGTCTACAGCGCTGACCTCTGCTCTCCCAGGACCTGCCGGCCCACCTGTGTGGTGTTCAACCCCTGTCAGACGTCCTGCTACCGCCCAAGGACCTCCACGCTCTGCAGCCCCCTCCAGATAACTTATTCTGGTGCTCCCAGATGTGGGTCCATTAGAGGCTGCTCCCTGGGTTACGGATCTAGAAGCTGCTGCTCTCTGGGCTGTGGATCCAGAAGTTCCTCCTCAGCGGGCTGTGGATCCATAGTCTTCAGACCACTGGGTTATGGAATTCATGGCTTCCCTTCCCTGAGCTGTGGATCCAGGTTCTACCACCCAGCCTACTTGGCTTCTAGGAGCTGCCAGTCTTCTTACTATAGGCCAATTTGTAGATCAACCTTCTGTAGATCAACTTGTTGA